In the Primulina tabacum isolate GXHZ01 chromosome 15, ASM2559414v2, whole genome shotgun sequence genome, GAGGGGCTTTCTTTCATTGAAACATCTGCTTTGGAAGCTACCAATGTCGAGAAGTCTTTCCAGACCATCCTATCAGAAATATATCGAATTATCAGCAAAAAGTCAATCTCCTCAAATGAACCTGGACCTACTAGCATCAAAGAAGGGACCGCCCTTGTAGTTGGCCCTCAAGATTCCAACACGAAGAGTACATGCTGTTCTACATCCTAATACGTATCTTATCTTTATTACCTTACGTTTACCAAATATCTATCTGAGTCTTTTGGTTCTTGAACGTATTCCAGTTTCTTGATTATTTGATTTGCTAAGGCTTCTTGTGAATGTAACTGGATGAGATAATTCTTTACAGGGTGTAGAGTTACTATTTTGCATTTTGGTCACAGAATGTCTCCTTTTGTGAAATCCCAGTTTGTAGAATGGTTGCATCGGGTTTACTTTATGCTACATAATTGTGTAGCAACACATTGTTGTGAGCCATTGGAATGCATATCCCGGCTACAAAAAATTGTACTGGAAACTATACAATTTGTAGTCATGGGGTGATCCTATGGCTCGAAACTTTGCGTGAATGATCGTAAGAATCGAATGAGCCACCGAGCCCTGTGTAAGGGGTGACTTTTGCGCAATTAAGGTGGTGGTATGATCTGCATCTTTGTGGCATCTTGTATGTTTTCTTTGTATTGTTGCAATATCGACACACTGAGAAACAATCTTTCTGTAAAGGCCAGTTAAATGGGGTTATGATGATTATTTTTGGGGTAGTGGCGAATAAGAAGTACCAAAAAAATCCAGTCTAAAAAAAGATACCTAAAAAATTTATGATGTTATTTACATCTTAAAATCTGCATCGACTAATTTTCATATCAATCTATGTGATAGGTCAAATATGATGTTTTTGCCTATAAAATAGGCAGTGTTCAGTCAAGTTGATGTGATTTGATGAGATTAGATAATAAATAACGTGTTTATCAAAAgatgggttttttttttaaatattataaattaataaaatcgtTGTAAAAATGTGACAAATTGTGAGGGTTTGTAATACTAGTACAATCCGTTACTCACAGTCCCGGATTtatatgttttattattttaaaaaataaaaaataaagaaagtgGGGGCACGGATTCTAAGAATCCGTGTCCAATCCGTGTGTccggattttaatttttttaattttttttcaaaaaaaaaattaaagggaGATCGGGGACTGTGatgcaaaaccgtcgctaatagcgacggtttaaccaaaaaccgtcgctaagtcgCGGATTAAAAAATCTGTGACAGTCTGTCACGGATTCTGAGTCCGTGGCAGACGCCCCGTGACTCCCTTCTGGTCCGTGAGCGGTAACCCTCTTTAAAATGAGGTGCGCATCTCCTTCTTGGCATTCACCGTGAGCTCCTCCATCTTTCTTCCTTTTCCTTAATTTTTTGTTCCATCACCGAGCACCTCCTTCGATCACCGGAGCACCGCACCGAGCACGTATTTTTCCAGCACCGATCTTCAGAAGTTTCATTTATTCGTTAGCGTAAGTCTTCGACATTTTTTCAGAATATTAATAGGtaacaatattattttttgtttattatatttattattgttcgTTAATTGTAGTAGTGTTAAGTAATAACAATAGttttaatattaattgtattattgGAATTATAATACTATAATTTAGAATTGTTGAATTACCGAACACGAACGCATCATAATAGttttaagtaataataataagtatacttaatttaattacaaacattataaaaatattaattgtattattgGAATTAGTTGTAATATAAATTGTATTATAggcataattataatattaattctataatattaattgtataatAATGAACACATCAcgtaatatttataattataattgtattattggagtaattattatattaattgtataatattaattgtataatTGTATAATAATGAACGCATCacttaatatttataataataattgtattattgaaataattataatattaattgtataataataactatacttaatttaattacaataaatgTATACGTACTAATATATATGttataataaatattactaatgtatttattgtaattacatattatattttttataataaataactgttactaatttatacattttataacaaataactatTACTAATAAATAACTTTTACTAACATTTTATAACTATTACTATACTTAATAATTATATGTTACAATAAATAACTATTTTGTAACCATTATAATGACATgttataataaattaatattactAATGTATACGTTTTATAACTATTActataattaataataactattgctaataatttttataattacttATTACGTTTTACGAagtattattgattttttttaaaaaaaaatttaatttacagTAATTAGTTTTATTATCAATTTTTCATCAGACGTTTTTTTTTTCGAgccgaaaattgcaaataaatttcGTTTACTATAAAATATGTAGTTAAATTttgttgatataaaatataatatttgttaactaatgattttttgtttgcaagatggctgaAAATACGGAGAATGTGTTGTATTTGCGGGATAGACATATATCAACTAATATCAACGCTGAAAACATGGATGCTGGATGCAATAATTCCGCCACGCCGGTCTGACAAATGTCTTTGGAGATTGCTTAATGCTGGGATTCACCTCCGTGTCCGCCTATGTCTTGCACGCATGGGCTTCTATGGTGTCATTCAGTGTGGTCCTattaaatattatgataatCATTTGCTTACAGCCATTGTTGAGAGACGGCGTCGTGAGACACACACATTTCACCTTACCGTGGGCGAGGCAACAATCACCCTGCAGGATGTTGCCCTTATTTGGAGGTTGAATATTGATGGCATTCCCATCACTGGTTTAGATACCGCGTACAACAAACATACCTTACAACAACGCTGCGCTACTTTGTTGGGTTTTACGCCTACATCTTCTCAGATTAAAggtgcacatctttatctgactGCTTTACTTGACCATTgcctaaatatataattaatgatGAAAACACTGAAGATGACATGGCACAATATTCCCGTTGTGTTGCATTAATGATCATTGGTGGATGTATGTTTCCGGACTCAGAAGGTGCTGCTGTGAAACTTATGTATTTGCAGTTTCTTGAGGACATAGAATTAGTGAATACGTATAGTTGGGGTTCTGCTGTGTTGGCATATCTTTATAGAGAGTTGGTGAGATTAAAAGTCGATTTGTGTGGCCCTGTTCAGATATTGCATGTATTTTTACACTTCTACGGTCATTATATTTATTGTACTTAATTTTTCTTATGATTTGACTATTTCTATTGTATGTTATTGCAGATTTGGGTGTGGTCTAGAATTACTCTTCTTTGCCTTGATAGAGCACAACATGTATCTATTTCACAAAAGCAGGCTGCGGATGTACTTCAGGGTCTACCATTCCCACCATACGGCGCACGGTACTGATAAGAAATAATTAacacttattattattattgttttgttaTTTAGTTTGAATGAAACTATTGTGTACTTTTATAAATTGCAGGTGGAGACGCGGATTCTCTTTGATACACATGGCCCATCATTTGGTCCGTATAATGAGATATATGCTTGACAAGATAGTAGAAAGGCAGGTGGATATATAAATTAGTTGTTtagagtttgaaattttttacaAATTCAGTCTGAATTATATATTATCGACTTGATaatctttttttcattttatttgctTCAGTTTCTATGGATAGTTTATGATATGGAGTCCCCGGAGGTTGGTGGAATTCTTGACGGAAATAGAATTCATCTATGTCGGTCGGCATGCGCATTGATCAATTTTCATATAGTTGAGATGCATAGACCAGAACGGTGTCTCCGACAGTTTGGAATGCGTCAGGGTATTCCACCACCTGTTACTAACTTCGACAATTTTCATAAACTGACGCGACAAAGCCGGAACAACTTTGATTGGGCGACATATCACAAAGATTTTGTAGAAATGTGGGATAACAGATATAATTTTGTAATTGGTGGGGATTATGTCATACCTGGTACACCCGTCATCACAGTGGACTATGTTGGTTGGTATCATCGCATTTCACAAATAGTGCTCTCGCCGCCAGTGGTACCTTCAAACATCACGGGCTACCATCCTGTTGATGCAAACTATCGAGATTTTATCGTAAGACATGTTCAATTTATCTACATATGTacgtaaatataatttattgtaTTAAATATATGTTACATAACATATGCATTTATGACACAATGTCGATCACAGAGTATGTATGAGCTGACTGTTCATTGTACATAGAAGGTCCCGCTTCATTTAAACATACTGTTCCCAACCCTTGCGTTATTACCGGCATGACTGCATCAAAATCGTAATCACTTACGTTCTGTAACACTGGCGATGAATCAACATACAAGTACATGCAATCCAGTGTCGGCAACTCAAACATAAATTGTAGAGTATCATCATCTGTGAAATAGACATGTTCTTCAATGTAACGAGAGAACGAGCTATAACAATATTTCGTTGACAATTTGATGCAGAATTTTGATTGGTCAATCTCCAGCTTCCGATGCACATAATTCACCAGTTGGAAAAATGTAGTAGACCGAGGGATTTTAATGAGCTTGGTCGCGGGGATACTATATCCAACCCTACCATCTTCAATAATGACGTAGCCACCTACGTAAAGTAAGGACCTCACAGTATCCATGTCTTCACCAAAAACTATGACATAATGTATACAATtataacaaaatttaattatgaatttcttacacatatattaaaattatgacAATTAGTATACGATTATAATAAAAGTTCAAAAATCACttacaaatttttttcattattattaaaatttatattgtctaatcaatttaattaaaatttctgGTGCAGTGGCATGCAGATTGCATTAGTTTTGTAAACCTTTTAATTTtgcaaaatttttataattagttttttatttataatattttttttaaaaaaagcccgTTCATTATACcagttttaaattttaagtaATAACAATAGTTATAATATAAATTGTATTAACAATAGTTATAATattatacaattaatattataattatgccTATAATACAATTTATATTACAACTAATTTcaataatacaattaatattataatgttcgtaattaaattaaatatacttattattattacttaaaaCTACTATTATGCGTTCGTGTTCGGTAATTCAACGATTCTAAATTATAGTATTATAATTTCAATCatacaattaatattaaaaCTATTGTTATTACTTAACACTATTACAATTAAcgaacaataataaatataataaacaaaaataatatcgtTACCTATTAATATTCTGAAAAAATGTCGAAGACTTACGCTAACGAATAAATGAAACTTCTGAAGATCGGTGCTGGAAAAATACGTGCTCGGTACGGTGCTCCGGTGATCAAAGGAGGTGCTCGGTGATGGAACAAAAAATTAAGGAAAAGGAAGAAAGATGGAGGAGCTCACGGTGAATGCCGAGAAGGAGATGCGCACCTCATTTTAAAGAGGCTCACGGACCAGAAAGGAGTCACGGGTAGGTCACGGATATTGAATCCGTGACCCTCTGTCACGGACTCAGAATCCGTGGCAGACTATCACGGATTTTTTAATCCGTgagttagcgacggtttaaccaAAAACCATCGCCAATAGCTATGGGCGACGGTTTAGCACAAACTGTCGCCGATctcccttttatttttttaaaaaaaaaaattaaaaaaattaaaatccggACACACGGATTCTAAGAATCCGTGCCCCCacttccttttcctttttttttaaaaaaaaattaataaaaaaatatccgGGACAGTAAGTACCGGATTGTACTAGTTTTACAAACCTTCACAACTTGCCACATTTTTACAATGagaatattaatttataatatttaaaaaaaaaacctgtCAAAAGATTGGGTATGATGTTTTAATattgaataaataataatatgtttggtttgatgataaaataataaatgatatttttattatttttaaaaaataattaatatatatagataaaataaatttataaatgttAAAGTaacaattttaatttattgCGTTGATTGGTAtgagataaataataaataaacaaaattgaaactaaatattttattgGATATATCAAACACAACTTATGTTATGTTTGTTTGCTCGTTTTGATAATTCatcttataaaatatttgattgtaattttatatatgaattattTGCCTTACATTAatgaaattaataattatttatttcatattaatcaaatcattgaatacaaaattataatcttatctttcataaatttatttatttatattaattgttgaatttttattatttatttcaaatttaattaatcaaaccaAACATGCTATTATTTATTCAATATCATTTCACATCTTACTCAATTATTTTAATAGTTATCATACAATtacaatattatttatttgtattactctCATCAAACGACTAAACAACCCTTGGTAGTATGGTTGAaattaaatacaatttgattaaaaaaatttaattcgtttagaaatattttgaattaattatacCAGTTTGAATCTGATAGTAATTTCAATTGccttataatattaatttaaatataaaactttaataaataatttaatataattatactCTATTGACTTAAATTAAACGAACATTATACAGGAAATTAATACgattttttcattatttttcgtTCACTAGTTATATTTTCGACAAGTTAATGAACATAAATATAAttcattaataaatatttaatgcaAATATTGACgtatatttgtatatatataaccATATTCAacttaatattaaaaaaattctattatTAGAAATCGGATTACAATAtaagaattatttttattaaatgagcAAGAATAATTTAGGGAAAATAATATATTgtaatttaattgttttttgGGGTAATAAGATTTGAAGAAATGGTCCTTTTATCCTTCCCggtaaaaaaaaaacccttcTTTATctattttcttaaaacgtttCGAAACATATATTTTTACTTCATTTCATATTTCTCTGTtcaatcattatttttatttcatattttatgttttcttaaatttcattaatctcaaaaatatttatatattatattacataATTAACACAATActctttttttaagaaaaaatttgtgtgagacgctctcatggatcgtattttgtgagacagatatcttatttgggtcatctataaaaaaatattactttttatattaagagtattactttttattgtgaatatcggtaaagttGATCCGTCGGGAAAACATCGTGTGAGACGgatttgatttatttcatgattataaataatatttttgatataaaaaaatatttttaataatttaaataaaaaattaatatcataaaattgactGTCGTCTCGCGGGTTACGCTAAAACTTGAACGCGCGCGCGCGCATTGGTTCTGGAGGATTGGAAAGGTTGCTAGTGTTGTTCTTGTATTTGGGATGGGGGGTAGTAAACTAGGGAAGGAGAAGGTGTTAAAGAAGGAACTAGTTGCCGAGGACTGGTGCTTCGTGTGTAAAAACGGTGGCTTTGTTCGAATTTGCGATTACAAGTGAGTTactatgatttttttttgggttCCATTGTTTGCGTATATAATGTTTGTATAATGTGTGCATTTTTTGCAGTTGATATTGTTGTTAAGAGAATAAAGAAACTTGTTGCTTGCCGATCTAATTTTAAGACTATTTCATGGGATTATCAGAAATTTTAGTTAGGGTGTATTGTTCACGAATACAACTGgtgaagaaaaataatttatggaTCCATCTCAATGACGTAATTTTAAATTTCGTttgtagaaaatattttatgaatgttTTGGGTTACAGTACATTACTAAAATATTATTCCTAAATTgaatcattttaaattcttgTAGTATACTCCAAAAATTGAGTTGACTCTTTGTGTAAATTTCATGCCGCTATGGCTGTGTCCATGTAACTTGAACATCCTAATGCCTTTGAAATGCCgatttattttcctacttaCAGCATCACGAATCAATTGATGATCATGAATTCAGTTACCTTGTTGGTGTAGCCTTACAGAGCACCATGTTTGCAACTTGAacatttgaacaaaatttactGTTGATCTTTGGATAAAATATCTGATTCATTGCTCTAAGAGGTGCAATAAGTCCTGATATTTTAGCGTGAAGTGtaattcaataaaaaatgaCAAGTAAGATCACGCATATTCGTAAAGAATTTCCGGCTAGAACCATTTGCTCTGAAAACCTTTTACAAGACGGTGTTAAATTGCCATTTACTGTTGTCCAAGTATTACACATTATATTAAGTATTTTACATGAGATATTGCCCCAAAAAACTTTTGCTGTTTGCCAAAAAGCATTCAATTAGATGGGAGAGGTCAATTTTTAGCTCAAGTGGAAGGCCTAACATCAATTTAAAATGCTGCCAACTATGCTTGCTCACGCTGTTATCATAAATAGTCATGGTTATAAAAAAGAGCTTATCTTGAATCAATTATTTGAAATGATCTTTACCCAAGCTGATTTTTTGTTTGTACTTTTACACGGCTCCAAGTTTTATCCATTTTGTGAGAAAGGTCTAATAGATCAACAAATGAAACTTGCTATTGTGATTTAAGATCTCAAATGCtggaaaaaagaaaaggaaacgGTGATTGCAACAAATCGAAGAACCTTTTTGACAAATTACAcatgaatattttattcaaaaaaattatcaGTATATCTCTAAGTCTGCTGCTTTGTGCTATGGTCTTAGATTCGTGTAATATGAAACTAGACCAGTACTCatttttttctgtttttcttAGTAATTGGCGAAATACTAGCAAGCCCATTGATTTATTGGACTAAAGAGAATTGATGCTACAATTGTTATAATACATGTAATAGTCGGTGAATTTCAGCTCCATATTCGTTGGATTCAGATTTAGAATATGTGAAAATACTACTTATTCATGTGAAATATGAGATAATGTTGCCCAATCCATGTATTCGTGTACTTGTACCTGTTCCTCAGTGTATGTTCTCTGTCTGCTCTATGCCCATGTATAATGTCCATTAATTTCAAGCTgaattctttttttctttttggttgcacatctaattttattttcattatcacATATTTTGTGTTTCTTTGTTACAAATCGAAATTCAGCATTTTCTCCATAAAGCATTTTTAATGAAAGCATAATTTGTTTCCAGGCAATGTCTAAAATCTTATCATCCTAGCTGTGTGGGGAAGAACGATTCATTTTTGGAAAGTGAGGACCACTGGACTTGCAGTAAGTTGAACTCTGTCGCCGCACTCCACCTCAACGCATGTATATACATATTTCTGGCTATTGGAATTTGAGCAGGGCGAATTCA is a window encoding:
- the LOC142526052 gene encoding serine/threonine-protein phosphatase 7 long form homolog, translating into MLLQIWVWSRITLLCLDRAQHVSISQKQAADVLQGLPFPPYGARWRRGFSLIHMAHHLVRIMRYMLDKIVERQFLWIVYDMESPEVGGILDGNRIHLCRSACALINFHIVEMHRPERCLRQFGMRQGIPPPVTNFDNFHKLTRQSRNNFDWATYHKDFVEMWDNRYNFVIGGDYVIPGTPVITVDYVGWYHRISQIVLSPPVVPSNITGYHPVDANYRDFIVRHVQFIYICT